A region of Streptomyces deccanensis DNA encodes the following proteins:
- a CDS encoding VWA domain-containing protein yields MTTGAEADVAAERLRRWRLVLGGAEADGTGCALGGRDAAMDQALTSLYGKGDNAGAGQHRSAGLGASAPSVARWLGDIRTYFPSSVVQVMQRDAIDRLGLSALLLEPEMLEAVEADVHLVGTLLSLNKAMPETTKETARAVVRKVVEDLEKRLATRTRATLTGALDRSARVNRPRHHDIDWNRTIAANLKNYLPEYRTVVPERLIGYGRASQSVKKEVVLCIDQSGSMAASVVYASVFGAVLASMRSISTRLVVFDTAVVDLTDQLDDPVDVLFGTQLGGGTDINRALAYCQSQITRPADTVVVLISDLYEGGIRDEMLKRVAAMKASGVQFVTLLALSDEGAPAYDREHAAALAALDAPAFACTPDLFPEVMAAAIEKRPLPIPDPV; encoded by the coding sequence ATGACGACCGGGGCCGAGGCGGATGTGGCCGCCGAGCGGTTGCGACGTTGGCGGCTCGTGCTCGGCGGGGCCGAGGCGGACGGCACCGGGTGCGCGCTCGGGGGACGGGACGCGGCGATGGACCAGGCGCTGACCTCCCTGTACGGGAAGGGCGACAATGCGGGGGCGGGGCAGCACCGTTCGGCGGGGCTCGGGGCGTCGGCGCCGTCCGTGGCGCGCTGGCTCGGGGACATCCGGACCTACTTCCCCTCCTCCGTCGTCCAGGTGATGCAGCGGGACGCCATCGACCGGCTCGGGCTGTCCGCGCTGCTGCTGGAGCCGGAGATGCTGGAGGCGGTCGAGGCGGACGTCCACCTCGTCGGCACCCTCCTCTCCCTCAACAAGGCCATGCCGGAGACGACGAAGGAGACCGCGCGGGCCGTCGTGCGGAAGGTCGTCGAGGACCTGGAGAAGCGGCTCGCGACCCGCACCCGGGCCACCCTCACCGGCGCCCTCGACCGCAGCGCCCGCGTCAACCGGCCGCGCCACCACGACATCGACTGGAACCGCACGATCGCGGCCAACCTCAAGAACTACCTGCCGGAGTACCGGACCGTCGTACCCGAGCGGCTCATCGGATACGGCCGGGCCTCGCAGTCGGTGAAGAAGGAGGTCGTCCTCTGCATCGACCAGTCGGGGTCCATGGCGGCATCCGTCGTCTACGCCTCCGTGTTCGGCGCGGTGCTGGCCTCCATGCGGTCCATCAGCACCCGGCTCGTCGTCTTCGACACGGCCGTCGTCGACCTCACCGACCAGCTCGACGATCCGGTCGACGTGCTCTTCGGCACCCAACTCGGCGGCGGCACGGACATCAACCGGGCCCTGGCGTACTGCCAGTCGCAGATCACCCGGCCCGCGGACACCGTGGTCGTGCTGATCAGCGACCTCTACGAGGGCGGCATACGCGACGAGATGCTGAAGCGGGTGGCGGCGATGAAGGCGTCGGGGGTGCAGTTCGTGACACTGCTCGCCCTCTCCGACGAGGGCGCGCCGGCGTACGACCGCGAGCACGCGGCGGCCCTGGCGGCGCTCGACGCACCGGCGTTCGCCTGTACGCCCGACCTCTTCCCGGAGGTGATGGCGGCGGCGATCGAGAAGCGGCCGCTGCCGATACCGGACCCCGTGTGA
- the sucC gene encoding ADP-forming succinate--CoA ligase subunit beta, which translates to MDLFEYQARDLFAKHGVPVLAGEVIDTPEAAREITERLGGKSVVKAQVKVGGRGKAGGVKLAATPDEAVARSTDILGMDIKGHTVHKVMIAETAPEIVEEYYVSYLLDRTNRTFLSIASVEGGMEIEEVAATRPEAVAKTPIDANVGVTPEVARGIVEAANFPAEVADKVADILVTLWKTFIEEDALLVEVNPLAKVASGDVLALDGKVSLDENADFRHPDHEELVDHAAANPLEAAAKEKNLNYVKLDGEVGIIGNGAGLVMSTLDVVAYAGENHGGVKPANFLDIGGGASAAVMANGLEIILGDPDVKSVFVNVFGGITACDEVANGIVQALQLLKDKGEEVTKPLVVRLDGNNAELGRKILSDANHPLVQRVDTMDGAADKAAELAAAK; encoded by the coding sequence GTGGACCTGTTCGAGTACCAGGCGAGGGACCTCTTCGCCAAGCACGGTGTACCGGTGCTGGCCGGTGAAGTCATCGACACGCCTGAGGCGGCGCGCGAGATCACCGAGCGGCTGGGCGGCAAGTCTGTCGTCAAGGCTCAGGTGAAGGTCGGTGGTCGAGGCAAGGCCGGCGGCGTCAAGCTCGCCGCCACCCCGGACGAGGCCGTCGCCCGTTCGACGGACATTCTCGGGATGGACATCAAGGGCCACACGGTCCACAAGGTGATGATCGCCGAGACCGCTCCGGAGATCGTCGAGGAGTACTACGTCTCCTACCTCCTCGACCGCACCAACCGCACCTTCCTCTCCATCGCCTCCGTCGAGGGCGGCATGGAGATCGAGGAGGTGGCGGCCACCCGCCCCGAGGCCGTCGCCAAGACGCCGATCGACGCCAACGTGGGTGTGACCCCCGAGGTCGCCCGCGGCATCGTCGAGGCCGCCAACTTCCCGGCCGAGGTCGCCGACAAGGTCGCCGACATCCTCGTCACCCTGTGGAAGACCTTCATCGAGGAGGACGCCCTCCTCGTCGAGGTCAACCCGCTGGCGAAGGTCGCCTCCGGCGATGTCCTCGCCCTCGACGGCAAGGTCTCCCTGGACGAGAACGCGGACTTCCGCCACCCCGACCACGAGGAGCTCGTCGACCACGCGGCCGCGAACCCCCTCGAGGCCGCCGCCAAGGAGAAGAACCTCAACTACGTCAAGCTCGACGGTGAGGTCGGCATCATCGGCAACGGCGCGGGTCTCGTCATGAGCACCCTGGACGTCGTCGCGTACGCCGGTGAGAACCACGGTGGCGTCAAGCCCGCCAACTTCCTCGACATCGGCGGTGGCGCCTCCGCCGCCGTCATGGCGAACGGCCTGGAGATCATCCTCGGCGACCCGGACGTCAAGTCCGTCTTCGTCAACGTCTTCGGTGGCATCACCGCCTGCGACGAGGTCGCCAACGGCATCGTGCAGGCGCTGCAGCTGCTGAAGGACAAGGGCGAGGAAGTCACCAAGCCCCTCGTCGTCCGCCTGGACGGCAACAACGCCGAGCTGGGTCGCAAGATCCTCTCCGACGCCAACCACCCGCTGGTGCAGCGCGTGGACACCATGGACGGCGCGGCCGACAAGGCCGCCGAGCTCGCGGCTGCGAAGTAA
- the sucD gene encoding succinate--CoA ligase subunit alpha produces MAIFLNKDSKVIVQGMTGATGMKHTKLMLADGTNIVGGVNPRKAGTSVDVDGTEIPVFGTVAEAIEKTGANVSVLFVPPAFAKAAVVEAIDAEIPLAVVITEGIAVHDSAAFYAYAVSQGNKTRIIGPNCPGLITPGQSNAGIIPGDITKPGRIGLVSKSGTLTYQMMYELRDIGFSSAVGIGGDPVIGTTHIDALAAFEADPDTDLIVMIGEIGGDAEERAADFIKANVKKPVVGYVAGFTAPEGKTMGHAGAIVSGSSGTAAAKKEALEAAGVKVGKTPTETAKLAREILNG; encoded by the coding sequence ATGGCTATCTTCCTGAACAAGGACAGCAAGGTCATCGTCCAGGGCATGACCGGTGCCACGGGCATGAAGCACACCAAGCTCATGCTGGCCGACGGCACGAACATCGTCGGTGGCGTGAACCCCCGCAAGGCGGGCACGTCCGTCGACGTCGACGGCACCGAGATCCCGGTCTTCGGCACCGTCGCCGAGGCGATCGAGAAGACGGGTGCGAACGTATCCGTCCTCTTCGTACCGCCGGCCTTCGCCAAGGCCGCCGTCGTCGAGGCCATCGACGCCGAGATCCCGCTCGCGGTCGTCATCACCGAGGGCATCGCGGTCCACGACTCCGCCGCGTTCTACGCGTACGCCGTGTCGCAGGGCAACAAGACCCGGATCATCGGCCCGAACTGCCCGGGTCTGATCACCCCCGGTCAGTCGAACGCCGGCATCATCCCCGGTGACATCACCAAGCCGGGCCGCATCGGTCTGGTCTCGAAGTCCGGCACGCTGACGTACCAGATGATGTACGAGCTCCGTGACATCGGCTTCTCCTCGGCCGTCGGCATCGGTGGCGACCCGGTCATCGGCACGACGCACATCGACGCGCTCGCCGCGTTCGAGGCCGACCCCGACACCGACCTGATCGTGATGATCGGTGAGATCGGTGGCGACGCCGAGGAGCGTGCCGCCGACTTCATCAAGGCCAACGTGAAGAAGCCGGTCGTCGGTTACGTCGCCGGGTTCACCGCGCCCGAGGGCAAGACCATGGGCCACGCCGGCGCCATCGTGTCCGGCTCCTCCGGTACGGCCGCCGCCAAGAAGGAGGCCCTGGAGGCCGCCGGCGTCAAGGTCGGCAAGACGCCGACCGAGACGGCGAAGCTCGCGCGCGAGATCCTCAACGGCTGA
- a CDS encoding RNA polymerase subunit sigma-70, with the protein MVGPTEVPTAGGDPVTAPGAGCGTGTDEPFAQRGTEWYQQPLGTDPDTDTVDPAAAPARPRLTPAQAFDALYAYCAPTLVQQTYLLTGQRRLAREAVERAFQLAWHRWPEVAVDRDPAGWVRAAAHDYALSPWRRLLPRPFRHREPPPADPTDRALLSALLELPPPYRRTLLLYDGVGLDLPDTAAETEASTPAAAGRLLYARATVTARLPQPVAPDDLNRLLAALPSDVRPGPTRPPALRARADLRARRWIHAAIAFTTLLLTTTALTLHTAPDHYEPPVPPGTPVQGVPPRAAPGPLSKTEQKLRAKLRSEAAAGPERLHPESH; encoded by the coding sequence ATGGTTGGTCCGACGGAGGTCCCTACGGCGGGAGGGGATCCGGTGACCGCGCCCGGGGCCGGGTGCGGAACCGGAACCGACGAGCCGTTCGCCCAGCGCGGGACCGAGTGGTACCAGCAACCCCTGGGCACCGACCCCGACACCGACACCGTCGATCCGGCGGCGGCCCCGGCCCGGCCCCGCCTGACGCCCGCCCAGGCCTTCGACGCGCTCTACGCCTACTGCGCCCCCACCCTCGTACAGCAGACCTATCTGCTCACCGGGCAGCGTCGGCTCGCGCGTGAGGCCGTGGAGCGCGCCTTCCAACTCGCCTGGCACCGCTGGCCGGAGGTGGCGGTCGACCGCGACCCGGCGGGCTGGGTGCGGGCGGCGGCCCACGACTACGCCCTCTCCCCCTGGCGCCGTCTGCTCCCCCGCCCCTTCCGGCACCGCGAACCACCGCCGGCCGACCCCACCGACCGTGCCCTGCTGAGCGCCCTCCTGGAACTACCGCCCCCGTACCGCCGGACCCTGCTCCTCTACGACGGCGTCGGCCTCGACCTGCCCGACACGGCCGCCGAGACGGAGGCCAGCACACCCGCCGCGGCGGGCCGCCTCCTCTACGCCCGCGCGACCGTCACCGCGCGCCTCCCCCAGCCGGTCGCCCCCGACGACCTCAACCGCCTCCTCGCCGCGCTTCCCTCCGACGTCCGCCCCGGCCCGACCAGGCCCCCCGCCCTGCGCGCCCGGGCCGACCTGCGCGCCCGGCGCTGGATCCACGCCGCGATCGCCTTCACCACCCTCCTCCTCACCACCACCGCCCTCACCCTCCACACCGCCCCCGACCACTACGAGCCCCCGGTCCCCCCGGGCACCCCGGTCCAGGGCGTCCCCCCGCGAGCGGCCCCCGGCCCCCTCTCCAAGACCGAACAGAAGCTCCGGGCCAAGCTGCGGTCGGAGGCGGCCGCCGGGCCGGAACGCCTGCACCCGGAGAGCCACTGA
- a CDS encoding DUF6350 family protein, with translation MADVTHATDPNDPTTGPGHPSDHGWPGSFTAPGAPMRQGTSTASLYSSAPRSPLSPLLRRARRRSSKLVSGVLGGALAAGLGCAVFTALVTVLWISSPYPDSGPGGALHVAAALWLLSHGVELVRTDTLSGAPAPVGLVPLLLLAMPVVLLHRSARDHAGDGSGVSARATWAGMVIGYATVGAVVTLYASGGVLRPSWLWAALCVPLLAALAAGTGVWAARGRSRLPLPALLGGGPGAKARRRLAVTAGRAAGAGVLVLTGGGALLVAVSLVWHGAATRDSFLQLTEGLSGRFAVLLLCVALVPNAALWAASYALGPGFVLSAGHTVAPLSAAAPAAFLPSFPLLAAVPAGGGAPVYWVVGAVPFAAGVTVGWFVAARAVADRSAPWSAWRTAAAALLAALLTAAAFALLTHLAGGPLGVAALTDFGPVWWRAGGAAGAWVGAVGVPVALTARWARAHHHKPTPPAHPTGGSTAVGVPGARGVGRSRSVGVPGVEPGRGEALGVAGAESGRAKGVGVAGAAESGLAKGVGMAGAETGRVKGLEVAAAEPVREGAVEEPAGEIGRERVLEAPVGSGRDEGLGAVEDETGRKRAIQAPGEGAPGAESDGEGAAGARAPERRAASAPATAVGRNTSADVGPDTVPDAGSGCGPVPGSVASSVHGAGSGAVPDAGPGSGSALGSGPNPGPTPAFGSGSGRRLGSGNGPGEAVAPYDALDPYAQRAAAPATPAVWDPASREARWAALREASMARVEDGRPDPTRTPNPNPTSNPSPTSNANPTRTPNPTASPKSTSNPKPTLTSNPTPPPGRPSGSAPLTDLGAAARPGLAPDSGRGAPTAGPVPGVGPVPGIGVGPSSDAVADRRAGTGSEGGFGGSGEGGARGGEAGEAG, from the coding sequence ATGGCCGACGTGACGCACGCGACCGACCCGAACGACCCGACCACGGGGCCGGGCCACCCCTCCGACCACGGCTGGCCGGGCTCCTTCACGGCACCTGGCGCACCCATGAGGCAGGGGACGTCGACGGCGTCCCTGTACTCGTCGGCGCCGCGGTCGCCGCTGTCGCCGCTGCTGCGGCGGGCGCGCCGCCGGTCGTCCAAGCTCGTCTCCGGGGTGCTGGGAGGCGCCCTCGCGGCGGGTCTCGGATGTGCGGTGTTCACCGCGCTCGTGACCGTGCTCTGGATCAGTTCGCCGTACCCGGACAGCGGGCCCGGTGGGGCGCTGCACGTGGCGGCGGCCCTGTGGCTGCTCTCCCACGGCGTGGAACTCGTCCGCACCGACACGCTCTCCGGCGCCCCCGCCCCGGTCGGCCTCGTCCCCCTCCTCCTGCTCGCGATGCCGGTGGTGCTGCTGCACCGTTCGGCCCGCGACCACGCGGGGGACGGCTCCGGGGTGAGCGCCCGTGCGACCTGGGCCGGGATGGTCATCGGATACGCGACCGTCGGCGCGGTGGTCACGTTGTACGCCTCCGGGGGCGTGCTGCGGCCGTCGTGGCTGTGGGCCGCGCTCTGCGTACCCCTCCTCGCGGCGCTCGCGGCGGGCACGGGGGTGTGGGCGGCGCGCGGGCGCTCCCGGCTGCCCCTGCCCGCGCTCCTCGGGGGTGGTCCGGGGGCGAAAGCGCGGCGGCGACTGGCGGTGACCGCCGGACGGGCCGCCGGGGCGGGTGTGCTCGTGTTGACCGGTGGGGGCGCCCTGTTGGTGGCGGTGTCCCTGGTCTGGCACGGAGCGGCGACCCGTGACTCCTTCCTCCAGCTCACCGAAGGGCTGTCCGGGCGGTTCGCCGTCCTGCTGCTGTGCGTCGCCCTCGTCCCGAACGCGGCGCTGTGGGCGGCGTCGTACGCGCTCGGCCCCGGCTTCGTGCTGAGCGCCGGGCACACCGTCGCGCCCCTGAGCGCGGCCGCCCCCGCCGCCTTCCTGCCGTCCTTCCCGCTGCTCGCCGCCGTTCCGGCGGGTGGGGGTGCGCCGGTGTACTGGGTGGTGGGGGCGGTGCCGTTCGCCGCGGGGGTGACGGTCGGGTGGTTCGTCGCGGCGCGGGCCGTCGCCGACCGTTCGGCGCCGTGGTCCGCGTGGCGTACGGCGGCCGCGGCCCTCCTCGCCGCACTGCTGACCGCCGCCGCGTTCGCGCTCCTCACCCACCTGGCCGGCGGCCCGCTGGGCGTGGCCGCGCTCACCGATTTCGGCCCCGTGTGGTGGCGGGCGGGCGGCGCGGCCGGCGCGTGGGTGGGCGCGGTCGGGGTCCCGGTGGCGCTGACGGCCCGCTGGGCCCGAGCCCACCACCACAAGCCCACGCCTCCCGCCCACCCGACGGGTGGGTCGACGGCGGTGGGAGTGCCGGGGGCGAGGGGCGTCGGCCGGTCGAGGTCGGTGGGGGTGCCTGGGGTCGAGCCCGGGCGGGGAGAGGCGCTGGGAGTGGCGGGGGCTGAGTCGGGGCGGGCCAAGGGTGTGGGGGTGGCGGGGGCTGCGGAGTCCGGGCTGGCCAAGGGAGTGGGGATGGCTGGGGCTGAGACCGGCCGGGTGAAGGGACTGGAAGTGGCGGCGGCTGAGCCCGTTCGGGAGGGGGCGGTGGAGGAGCCGGCGGGCGAGATCGGGCGGGAGAGAGTGCTGGAGGCGCCGGTGGGGAGCGGGCGGGATGAGGGGCTGGGAGCGGTTGAGGATGAGACCGGACGGAAGAGGGCGATCCAGGCCCCGGGGGAGGGGGCACCGGGGGCTGAGAGCGATGGGGAAGGGGCGGCTGGGGCGCGGGCGCCTGAACGGCGGGCCGCGAGCGCCCCTGCGACAGCCGTCGGCCGGAACACTTCCGCCGATGTCGGTCCCGACACCGTCCCGGACGCTGGCTCTGGCTGTGGCCCCGTCCCCGGCTCCGTCGCCAGTTCCGTCCACGGCGCTGGCTCTGGGGCCGTCCCTGACGCCGGACCCGGCTCTGGCTCCGCGCTCGGTTCTGGCCCCAACCCTGGCCCCACCCCCGCTTTTGGCTCTGGCTCCGGTCGACGCTTGGGCTCTGGAAACGGCCCTGGTGAGGCCGTTGCGCCGTACGACGCCCTCGACCCGTACGCCCAAAGGGCCGCCGCTCCCGCGACACCGGCCGTGTGGGACCCGGCTTCCCGCGAAGCCCGCTGGGCGGCCCTACGCGAGGCGTCGATGGCCCGAGTCGAAGACGGTCGTCCTGACCCGACCCGGACCCCGAACCCGAACCCGACCTCGAACCCGAGTCCGACCTCGAACGCGAACCCGACCCGGACCCCGAACCCGACCGCGAGCCCCAAGTCGACCTCGAACCCGAAACCGACCCTGACCTCGAACCCCACCCCGCCCCCGGGGCGTCCGTCGGGCTCCGCCCCCCTCACCGACCTGGGCGCCGCAGCCCGCCCCGGCCTGGCGCCAGACTCCGGCCGCGGCGCACCAACTGCCGGGCCGGTACCTGGCGTCGGTCCCGTGCCCGGGATCGGGGTCGGCCCGTCGTCCGACGCGGTGGCGGACCGCAGGGCCGGCACCGGTTCTGAGGGCGGGTTCGGTGGGTCGGGCGAGGGCGGGGCAAGGGGCGGCGAGGCCGGGGAGGCGGGCTGA
- the purN gene encoding phosphoribosylglycinamide formyltransferase yields MAAKPVAKRLVVLVSGSGTNLQALLDAIATTGVEAYGAEIVAVGADRGGIEGLARAERAGLPTFVCRVKDHGTREEWDAALAEAVAAYEPDLVVSAGFMKIVGKEFLARFGGRFVNTHPALLPSFPGAHGVRDALAYGARVTGCTVHFVDDGVDTGPIIAQGVVEVRDEDDESALHERIKEVERRLLVDVVGRLARNGYRIEGRKVVIQ; encoded by the coding sequence GTGGCCGCCAAGCCCGTGGCCAAGCGCCTCGTCGTGCTGGTCTCCGGATCCGGCACCAACCTCCAGGCGCTGCTGGACGCCATCGCGACGACCGGCGTCGAGGCCTACGGCGCCGAGATCGTGGCCGTCGGAGCCGACCGCGGCGGCATCGAGGGGCTGGCCCGCGCCGAGCGCGCCGGACTGCCCACCTTCGTCTGCCGCGTCAAGGACCACGGAACCCGCGAGGAGTGGGACGCCGCGCTCGCCGAGGCCGTCGCCGCGTACGAGCCCGATCTCGTCGTCTCCGCCGGGTTCATGAAGATCGTGGGGAAGGAGTTCCTGGCGCGGTTCGGCGGTCGGTTCGTCAACACGCACCCGGCCCTCCTCCCCAGTTTCCCGGGGGCCCACGGGGTGCGGGACGCGCTCGCGTACGGCGCCCGGGTCACCGGCTGCACCGTCCACTTCGTCGACGACGGCGTCGACACCGGACCGATCATCGCGCAGGGCGTGGTGGAGGTCCGGGACGAGGACGACGAGAGCGCGCTGCACGAGCGCATCAAGGAAGTCGAGCGAAGGCTGCTCGTCGATGTCGTGGGGCGGCTCGCCCGCAACGGCTATCGCATTGAGGGACGAAAGGTAGTTATCCAGTGA
- the purH gene encoding bifunctional phosphoribosylaminoimidazolecarboxamide formyltransferase/IMP cyclohydrolase: MTAESNAKRAIRRALVSVYDKTGLEDLARGLHAAGVELVSTGSTAAKIAGAGVPVTKVEELTGFPECLDGRVKTLHPKVHAGILADLRLEDHQRQLAELGVEPFDLVVVNLYPFRETVASGATPDECVEQIDIGGPSMVRAAAKNHPSVAVVTSPARYADVLNAVQDGGFDLTTRKRLAAEAFQHTAAYDVAVASWFASSYAPADDSQFPDFLGATWERAHTLRYGENPHQPAALYVSGTGGLAEAEQLHGKEMSYNNYTDTDAARRAAYDHDEPAVAIIKHANPCGIAVGADVAEAHRKAHACDPLSAFGGVIAVNRPVSKEMAEQVAEIFTEVIVAPDYEEGALEALAKKKNIRVLKAPGAPGAPIELKPVDGGALLQVTDRLQADGDDPANWTLATGDALSADELAELAFAWKACRAVKSNAILLAKDGASVGVGMGQVNRVDSCKLAVERAGAERARGSYVASDAFFPFPDNIDVLGAAGVKAIVQPGGSVRDELVVEAAQKAGITMYFTGTRHFFH, from the coding sequence GTGACCGCCGAGAGCAACGCCAAGCGGGCCATTCGCCGTGCGCTTGTCAGCGTCTACGACAAGACCGGCCTCGAGGACCTCGCGCGCGGGCTGCACGCGGCCGGTGTCGAGCTCGTCTCCACCGGCTCCACGGCCGCGAAGATCGCCGGCGCCGGCGTCCCCGTCACCAAGGTCGAGGAGCTCACCGGCTTCCCCGAGTGCCTGGACGGCCGGGTCAAGACCCTGCACCCCAAGGTCCACGCGGGCATCCTCGCCGACCTCCGGCTGGAGGACCACCAGCGCCAGCTCGCCGAGCTGGGCGTCGAGCCCTTCGACCTCGTCGTCGTGAACCTCTACCCGTTCCGGGAGACCGTCGCCTCCGGCGCCACCCCCGACGAGTGCGTCGAGCAGATCGACATCGGCGGCCCCTCGATGGTCCGCGCGGCGGCCAAGAACCACCCGTCGGTGGCCGTCGTCACCAGCCCGGCGCGGTACGCCGATGTCCTGAACGCCGTCCAGGACGGCGGCTTCGACCTCACTACCCGCAAGCGGCTCGCGGCCGAGGCCTTCCAGCACACGGCCGCGTACGACGTCGCCGTGGCCTCCTGGTTCGCGTCGTCCTACGCGCCCGCCGACGACTCGCAGTTCCCCGACTTCCTCGGGGCCACCTGGGAGCGCGCGCACACCCTGCGCTACGGCGAGAACCCGCACCAGCCCGCCGCGCTGTACGTCTCGGGGACCGGCGGTCTCGCCGAGGCCGAGCAGCTGCACGGCAAGGAGATGTCGTACAACAACTACACGGACACGGATGCCGCGCGCCGTGCCGCGTACGACCACGACGAGCCGGCCGTCGCGATCATCAAGCACGCCAACCCCTGCGGTATCGCGGTCGGTGCCGACGTCGCCGAGGCGCACCGCAAGGCGCACGCCTGTGACCCGCTGTCCGCGTTCGGCGGTGTGATCGCCGTCAACCGGCCGGTCAGCAAGGAGATGGCGGAGCAGGTCGCGGAGATCTTCACCGAGGTCATCGTCGCGCCCGACTACGAGGAGGGGGCCCTGGAGGCCCTCGCCAAGAAGAAGAACATCCGCGTGCTCAAGGCACCGGGCGCGCCCGGCGCCCCGATCGAGCTCAAGCCGGTCGACGGCGGTGCGCTGCTCCAGGTGACCGACCGGCTCCAGGCCGACGGGGACGACCCGGCGAACTGGACCCTCGCGACCGGTGACGCCCTCTCCGCCGACGAGCTGGCCGAGCTGGCGTTCGCGTGGAAGGCCTGCCGCGCGGTGAAGTCCAACGCGATCCTGCTCGCCAAGGACGGCGCGTCGGTGGGCGTGGGGATGGGCCAGGTCAACCGCGTCGACTCCTGCAAGCTGGCGGTCGAGCGGGCCGGCGCCGAGCGCGCGCGGGGCTCGTACGTCGCCTCGGACGCGTTCTTCCCGTTCCCGGACAACATCGACGTTCTGGGCGCGGCCGGCGTCAAGGCCATCGTCCAGCCGGGCGGTTCGGTCCGTGACGAGCTGGTCGTCGAGGCCGCGCAGAAGGCCGGGATCACGATGTACTTCACGGGGACGCGGCACTTCTTCCACTGA